A stretch of the Lolium perenne isolate Kyuss_39 chromosome 3, Kyuss_2.0, whole genome shotgun sequence genome encodes the following:
- the LOC127341360 gene encoding histone H2B.1, translated as MAPKAEKKPAAKKPVEEDPAAEKAEKTPAGKKPKAEKRLPAGKTASKEGGEKKGKKKAKKSVETYKIYIFKVLKQVHPDIGISSKAMSIMNSFINDIFEKLAGESAKLARYNKKPTITSREIQTSVRLVLPGELAKHAVSEGTKAVTKFTSS; from the coding sequence atGGCCCCCAAGGCTGAGAAAAAGCCGGCGGCGAAGAAGCCCGTGGAGGAGGATCCCGCGGCGGAGAAGGCCGAGAAGACTCCGGCGGGCAAGAAGCCCAAGGCCGAGAAGCGGCTGCCGGCGGGCAAGACCGCTTCCAAGGAAGGCGGCgagaagaaggggaagaagaaggcCAAGAAAAGTGTTGAGACCTACAAAATCTACATCTTCAAGGTGCTGAAGCAGGTTCACCCCGACATCGGCATCTCCTCCAAGGCCATGTCCATCATGAACTCCTTCATCAATGATATCTTTGAGAAGCTTGCCGGCGAGTCCGCCAAGCTGGCCCGGTACAACAAGAAGCCCACCATCACCTCCCGGGAGATCCAGACTTCTGTTCGCCTAGTGCTGCCAGGGGAGCTCGCCAAGCACGCCGTCTCTGAGGGCACCAAGGCCGTCACCAAGTTCACCTCCTCCTAG